TTGGGCTTAAACGGTCCTGCCTTGTTAAGGCCCATGTACTTTGCCTGCTCGTCCGTGAGTTCGGTCAGATGTGCATCGAACGTAGGTAAATGGAGTGATGCCACGTATTCGTCTgtaaaaatacacaaaatcGATATCGTAAAATCcgtcaaaaagaaaaaataaatatgaggTTGTGTGAAAATAGGACGTACCCATTTTCTTGGGCAGCAAATAAACGTCGCTTTTGTATCGTCCAGGCGGTGCATTGTACAGTTCGATGAGTGCTAATGCCTGCGTCGCAGCCGTTATCGATACAACGAACGAAGGAATACTGGAGCACGAGAGATTAACCAAACGACCTTCCGCGAGCAAAACAATGCGCTTTCCATCTGGCCAGATTACATGATCGACCTGCGACCGTACTTTTTCCCACGTCAAGTCGGGCGTTCGAAGGCTATTCTGTGTATTCAATTATTTACATAACAATAAGTCTTTAATCAATCATTCACGCGAACAAAATCGCATACTTTgcttgaaatgaaaataaaattgaagctGAAAACTGATTTTGGTTAAAATTACAGTTGTTTTACCATctctttttaaataataattaaaaaaaaaaaacaaataaaattgttttcttttttttccatgtaaaaTAGAATGGAAATTGGCTCGTTGAGAGAAAATTGGATTGGAGACATACGATATCTATTTCGGTGTTACTATGACCCATGTTGCATACGACACATccgtttttcattttgtccATATGTTCTCGAGTtaccacatttttattaccagTTGCCGTTATAACGATATCAACGTTTCTAATGACTTCGTTAAGCTTCATTACTTTGAAGCCATCCATGCTGTAACACagaaatattcgtttttaataaaaattaagtttttcttcacatttgCAATTATAGTTTATTCACTCTGTGCTATTTTACTTGTTTACCTTGCCTGTAATGCGCAGATTGGATCGATTTCCGTGATATAAACGATACAACCCAAACCTTTGAGAGCTTCACAACACCCTTTTCCAACTTCCCCATATCCGCAAATAACCACTTGTTTTCCACCGAACATTACGTCGGTTGATCGTTTCAAACTGTCTATTATACTCTCGCGACAACTGTAGAGACTATCGAATTTCGTTTTCGTGACGCTGTCATTGACATTCATCGCAGGAACAGAAAGCTTCCCGGCTTTCGAGAGTTGGTACAGTCTGTGTACCCCGGTTACGCTTTCCTCGACGATTCCTGgaagtttttcattcgtcgtTTTCTAATCGAATCTTCGTTTCGATTTTCAATTAGCATAATtataaaaagatgaatttaaggTGAAATTACCCTGAATTAATTTGAACATGGCGTTatattttttgagcatcaaGTGCGTCGCATCGCCACCATCGTCGAGAATCATGTTCGGTTGCCAATTTTCAGCGGCGACACATTTGTCGATACACCACCAAAAATCTTCCTCTGTTTCACCGCGCCAAGCGAATATCGGATAACCGGCATGTGCAAGCGCCGCAGCTACTTCGTTCTGAGTCGAATAAATATTACACGCTGCCCATCTGACTTGAGCACCGAGCTCTATGAGGGTTTCGATGAGAACGGCCGTCTGAGCATTAATGTGAGTGCATCCGACGATCTTTGCCTTTTTCAGCGGCTGTTAAGGTACAATGAGACAGACACTTTGTAAGTTTACTTTCAGCATAACGAAAATAACGTACCCAAATCAATGTTTGAAACCATTTGTTGATTTTGTTAGTTTACCATATCATCAGCAGCTCGTTTTCGCAGTGCCATTATTCCGGGCATTTCTTGCTCAGcaatttcaatttctcttcGTCCAAAGGCATgctgatttatgtttctgaCGCAAAAATCCATGAAGCCTTTATCCGTTTTTTGTATCTTTTCCCGCGGCGATACATCGTCCTCGTCCGATGAGCTTCCTGTGTAAGATGCTGAGGTTGAACGGAACGTCAGCAAAAAGTGATGGTTTATTAGTACAAAACACGGATGAACCCGACACGGCTAGATCGTCGAACTTTATACTTCTCTTGCcccagctttttttttacttttcccaAAGAACCGATCATGCACGTGCAGGAGATGAGTTAGTAGCGTTTGAAAGATCTTGAAACTAATAACAAGCGGGATCGTGATGATTGTTCTCCTTTCAAACTCACGTTTGTGCTTTTTACAAGCAAGGCGATAAAATAAATGCCGATCGGATACCGATTTAAAATAATAAGTgtaatgagttgaaaaaaaaaacattcgatatTTCAGCTCTACGCAGTACATTCTCTTCCAATTTTTACCCATACCGGAACTGTAGCTATCATTGCTGCTTGCTGATAAAGAGCGACTTCTGTACCGGCTCGATTTCTTCAATGCTCCTGACTTGGATTCCTAAAAAATAGGAGAATATCATTTAAAGCCAGAGAGGTAAGAATGTGGGGACAGAAGTGAACGTGTTTGGGGAACCAGTCAGGAAAGAGGACTTGCGATGAATTCAATCGGACTAGAAACATAAAAGTGCGAATGAAGCTaattatttgagttttatcTACGTGCGTAAATAtcgtaaatataaaataaggaaatacaaggaaaaaaatatatatgtatactgtAAGTacagatataaatatatataaattatttttttaactggCTTACGGATTTTCATGTCTTAAAAGCAGCTGaagtttttatattaattttgtGGAGTGAGAAATACGACCAGCTTTGACTGCTCAATTCTCTTTGTTTCTGTGCAGAAGCATTGAGAAACTATTACTCGAAAAACGCTGTTTCCTGGTAATCTCTCTCAATGACACGTCGTTGATTGGTGTAGCCAGAGGGTGATTCTTGGATTGACGAAGaattatgggagaaaaaaataatcttgaAATTCAACTGCCATgc
This sequence is a window from Venturia canescens isolate UGA chromosome 8, ASM1945775v1, whole genome shotgun sequence. Protein-coding genes within it:
- the AhcyL1 gene encoding adenosylhomocysteinase-like 1 isoform X2, whose amino-acid sequence is MADSGDGPNTTSSGKEGRNTVTDGPVTDPAVSSKSLEASNNAFHGPRTKLESKSGALKKSSRYRSRSLSASSNDSYSSGSSSDEDDVSPREKIQKTDKGFMDFCVRNINQHAFGRREIEIAEQEMPGIMALRKRAADDMPLKKAKIVGCTHINAQTAVLIETLIELGAQVRWAACNIYSTQNEVAAALAHAGYPIFAWRGETEEDFWWCIDKCVAAENWQPNMILDDGGDATHLMLKKYNAMFKLIQGIVEESVTGVHRLYQLSKAGKLSVPAMNVNDSVTKTKFDSLYSCRESIIDSLKRSTDVMFGGKQVVICGYGEVGKGCCEALKGLGCIVYITEIDPICALQASMDGFKVMKLNEVIRNVDIVITATGNKNVVTREHMDKMKNGCVVCNMGHSNTEIDINSLRTPDLTWEKVRSQVDHVIWPDGKRIVLLAEGRLVNLSCSSIPSFVVSITAATQALALIELYNAPPGRYKSDVYLLPKKMDEYVASLHLPTFDAHLTELTDEQAKYMGLNKAGPFKPNYYRY
- the AhcyL1 gene encoding adenosylhomocysteinase-like 1 isoform X1: MADSGDGPNTTSSGKEGRNTVTDGPVTDPAVSSKSLEASNNAFHGPRTKLESKSGALKKSSRYRSRSLSASSNDSYSSASYTGSSSDEDDVSPREKIQKTDKGFMDFCVRNINQHAFGRREIEIAEQEMPGIMALRKRAADDMPLKKAKIVGCTHINAQTAVLIETLIELGAQVRWAACNIYSTQNEVAAALAHAGYPIFAWRGETEEDFWWCIDKCVAAENWQPNMILDDGGDATHLMLKKYNAMFKLIQGIVEESVTGVHRLYQLSKAGKLSVPAMNVNDSVTKTKFDSLYSCRESIIDSLKRSTDVMFGGKQVVICGYGEVGKGCCEALKGLGCIVYITEIDPICALQASMDGFKVMKLNEVIRNVDIVITATGNKNVVTREHMDKMKNGCVVCNMGHSNTEIDINSLRTPDLTWEKVRSQVDHVIWPDGKRIVLLAEGRLVNLSCSSIPSFVVSITAATQALALIELYNAPPGRYKSDVYLLPKKMDEYVASLHLPTFDAHLTELTDEQAKYMGLNKAGPFKPNYYRY
- the AhcyL1 gene encoding adenosylhomocysteinase-like 1 isoform X3 — translated: MADSGDGPNTTSSGKEGRNTVTDGPVTDPAVSSKESKSGALKKSSRYRSRSLSASSNDSYSSASYTGSSSDEDDVSPREKIQKTDKGFMDFCVRNINQHAFGRREIEIAEQEMPGIMALRKRAADDMPLKKAKIVGCTHINAQTAVLIETLIELGAQVRWAACNIYSTQNEVAAALAHAGYPIFAWRGETEEDFWWCIDKCVAAENWQPNMILDDGGDATHLMLKKYNAMFKLIQGIVEESVTGVHRLYQLSKAGKLSVPAMNVNDSVTKTKFDSLYSCRESIIDSLKRSTDVMFGGKQVVICGYGEVGKGCCEALKGLGCIVYITEIDPICALQASMDGFKVMKLNEVIRNVDIVITATGNKNVVTREHMDKMKNGCVVCNMGHSNTEIDINSLRTPDLTWEKVRSQVDHVIWPDGKRIVLLAEGRLVNLSCSSIPSFVVSITAATQALALIELYNAPPGRYKSDVYLLPKKMDEYVASLHLPTFDAHLTELTDEQAKYMGLNKAGPFKPNYYRY
- the AhcyL1 gene encoding adenosylhomocysteinase-like 1 isoform X4 — translated: MADSGDGPNTTSSGKEGRNTVTDGPVTDPAVSSKESKSGALKKSSRYRSRSLSASSNDSYSSGSSSDEDDVSPREKIQKTDKGFMDFCVRNINQHAFGRREIEIAEQEMPGIMALRKRAADDMPLKKAKIVGCTHINAQTAVLIETLIELGAQVRWAACNIYSTQNEVAAALAHAGYPIFAWRGETEEDFWWCIDKCVAAENWQPNMILDDGGDATHLMLKKYNAMFKLIQGIVEESVTGVHRLYQLSKAGKLSVPAMNVNDSVTKTKFDSLYSCRESIIDSLKRSTDVMFGGKQVVICGYGEVGKGCCEALKGLGCIVYITEIDPICALQASMDGFKVMKLNEVIRNVDIVITATGNKNVVTREHMDKMKNGCVVCNMGHSNTEIDINSLRTPDLTWEKVRSQVDHVIWPDGKRIVLLAEGRLVNLSCSSIPSFVVSITAATQALALIELYNAPPGRYKSDVYLLPKKMDEYVASLHLPTFDAHLTELTDEQAKYMGLNKAGPFKPNYYRY